In Melanotaenia boesemani isolate fMelBoe1 chromosome 16, fMelBoe1.pri, whole genome shotgun sequence, the following proteins share a genomic window:
- the LOC121656163 gene encoding monocarboxylate transporter 9-like codes for MTSSEKVLDGGWGWAIVAASFMAQLLAYGSPQSMGVLYPEWLHAFQEGKGLTAWVGSLVAGVGLIASPICSACVDNFGARPVTFFSGVMVAGGLMLSAFAPNVQFLIFSYGIVVGLGCGLVYAATLTITCQYFDKRRGLALGIVTTGTSVGAFIYATAQNELIVLFGLDGCLLIIGAVALNLMACAGFMRPLNMPGYYLKQKAALERNTEEQLFVKPPLDDLKITTGFTMPTPEKNLTVKELLITIDAKDLVNQTEKKKEAPLAGLVIMKMIKKKQMAYSKYLHSLYEILQDQVMVAFCIAVFLFSLGAFPPVLFIEDVAQSEGLIEEISVFPLVSIGAVATCVGKLVLGILVDIKWINGIYLYAFTMFAGGFILLLIPITKSYVGLQILSAILGFFSGNWSLTSYITTKIVGLDKLTQAHGILMFFGGFGIMLGPPVVGWFFDWTQSYDLAFYFSGSCVLLGSLILSLLSLPCWNRKHCENDRPEVEYTSSCDKVASVA; via the exons ATGACTTCGTCTGAGAAAGTCCTGGATGGAGGCTGGGGGTGGGCTATTGTTGCAGCATCCTTCATGGCCCAGCTCCTGGCTTATGGATCACCCCAGTCCATGGGTGTCTTGTACCCTGAGTGGCTGCATGCCTTCCAGGAGGGCAAGGGTTTGACAGCCTGGGTTGGCTCTCTTGTTGCTGGAGTGGGATTAATTGCCA GCCCTATCTGCAGTGCTTGCGTAGACAACTTTGGGGCACGTCCTGTGACTTTCTTCAGTGGTGTAATGGTGGCAGGTGGCCTGATGCTGAGTGCCTTTGCTCCAAATGTCCAATTCCTCATCTTTTCCTATGGGATTGTTGTTG gtctggGTTGTGGTCTTGTCTACGCAGCCACGTTGACAATCACCTGTCAGTACTTTGACAAGAGACGCGGCCTTGCTCTCGGCATTGTCACCACAG GAACAAGTGTTGGTGCATTCATCTACGCCACCGCTCAGAACGAGCTCATTGTACTGTTTGGCCTGGATGGCTGCTTGCTTATCATCGGAGCTGTTGCACTAAACCTTATGGCCTGCGCTGGCTTCATGAGGCCCCTTAACATGCCAGGGTACTACCTCAAACAAAAGGCCGCCCTAGAACGCAACACGGAAGAGCAGCTTTTTGTGAAACCACCGCTGGATGACTTGAAGATCACAACGGGTTTCACCATGCCAACCCCAGAGAAAAATCTCACAGTGAAGGAGTTGCTCATCACCATCGATGCCAAGGACTTGGTCAAtcaaacagagaagaagaaagaggctCCCCTGGCTGGGTTAGTAATTATGAAAATGATCAAGAAGAAGCAGATGGCTTATTCCAAGTACCTTCACTCCCTGTATGAGATCCTGCAGGACCAAGTCATGGTGGCCTTCTGCattgctgtctttctttttaGTCTTGGTGCATTCCCACCAGTGCTCTTTATTGAAGATGTTGCACAGAGTGAGGGACTCATTGAAGAAATAAGTGTCTTTCCTCTTGTATCAATAGGGGCAGTTGCCACTTGTGTAGGTAAACTAGTGCTGGGTATCCTGGTGGACATCAAGTGGATCAACGGCATCTACCTATATGCCTTCACTATGTTTGCTGGAGGTTTTATACTGCTCCTTATCCCAATTACCAAGAGTTATGTAGGACTGCAGATCCTGTCTGCCATCCTGGGTTTCTTCTCTGGAAATTGGTCTCTCACCTCCTACATTACCACTAAGATTGTTGGTTTGGACAAGTTGACCCAGGCCCACGGTATCCTCATGTTCTTTGGGGGATTTGGGATCATGCTTGGACCCCCTGTTGTAG GGTGGTTCTTTGACTGGACACAGTCATATGACTTAGCGTTCTACTTTAGTGGGAGCTGTGTGCTGTTGGGATCACTCATCCTGTCTCTGCTCAGCCTTCCCTGCTGGAACAGGAAGCACTGCGAGAATGACAGACCAGAAGTTGAATATACCAGCAGCTGTGACAAAGTTGCCTCAGTAGCCTGA